GCCCAACAAAGCAATACAGCTGACGTCTTACAGCTGTGGCTGACCTCTGTGTTGGAACCAGATGATAGAAAAGAAATTCGATTTCAGATCCTGCCGGGCGATTACAGACACCGTGTCTGTAGCGTCTACACCAACAGTTGGTGCAAAACAGGAAATCTCTGTAAACCCAATGCTGGCCTTGGTTTGGAGCATTGGTTTTTTTTCTTTCACTGTGAAAGAAAGTATGGAAACCCCATGAAAAATGACCCTTGGGAGAAATAGCGGGGTCAGCCCTTGACGGCTTGTTGCCTAAACAACCATCGGGTACATTTGAGGTAGCAAGCCGGAAGAGCTTTTTGCGAGTCGCGACTTCGAGCTTGCCTTGGGACCCTGCCGGTAAGCAGAAATGTGCCCGCGGCCAGTGCCGCGTCTGGGCCGCCCTGATTTGTTCGAAGCCCAGCGGCAAGTTAGAAGGCCGAATGGATGCGAACCGTTGCAAGGGTAAGGAAGCGCAGGGAGCAGAGAGCAAAACAGTGTTCCGGCGAAAACAATATTTAGGCAACAGGCCGTTAAAGGGCACCCTGTTGACTCTTGGGTTAGATTTTTAATTCCATGCTAAACATATCTCCCCTGACAAAGCCCATTTTGTCAAAGAACTTGACGAGATCCATTTGTTTCCTGTCCACAAAGACGTAGATTGCATCAAGACCAAGCTTTTTAAGCATGGAGTACATTTCCTTAAACAGGAGTTGGGAAATACCTTTTCCCTGCCATTCTTTGTCTACTCCAATGGTGTCGATACATCCAACGTTTTCC
This genomic interval from Pseudomonadota bacterium contains the following:
- a CDS encoding GNAT family N-acetyltransferase; translated protein: ENVGCIDTIGVDKEWQGKGISQLLFKEMYSMLKKLGLDAIYVFVDRKQMDLVKFFDKMGFVRGDMFSMELKI